In Kitasatospora sp. NA04385, a single genomic region encodes these proteins:
- a CDS encoding serine protease: MKRSLGAGALAVSLAVAATGCGSSGGGAAASGAAASAPSPVPATLTSGTGPPAAHGWSRQRLLAAVDRPRGTTRTAAPTPLDSRVGAVFTHGPDGDHFCTASVVDSPGRNLIVTAAHCLVQPRIGRTRTDLVFAPGYRNGDTPSGVWPVDAVTVDPAWRRDGDPDVDVAFATVRPQDGRQVQEVLGGNRLGTDPGHDLEVKVTGYPSTADQPITCSTVATEQSPTQLRIDCPGYTGGTSGSPWVTRLDPGTRTGTVVGVIGGYQEGGDSADTSYSSYFGERVRALYAQASGGS, translated from the coding sequence ATGAAGCGGTCCTTGGGTGCGGGGGCGCTGGCGGTGTCCCTGGCCGTCGCGGCGACCGGCTGCGGCTCCTCCGGCGGCGGGGCCGCCGCGTCCGGCGCCGCCGCCTCGGCACCCTCGCCGGTCCCGGCCACGCTAACCTCCGGCACCGGGCCGCCCGCCGCGCACGGCTGGAGCCGGCAGCGCCTGCTCGCGGCGGTCGACCGGCCCCGGGGCACCACCCGGACCGCCGCGCCGACGCCGCTCGACAGCCGGGTCGGCGCGGTGTTCACGCACGGCCCGGACGGTGACCACTTCTGCACCGCCAGCGTGGTCGACAGCCCCGGCCGGAACCTGATCGTGACGGCGGCGCACTGCCTGGTCCAGCCGCGGATCGGCCGGACCCGCACCGACCTGGTGTTCGCCCCCGGCTACCGGAACGGTGACACCCCGTCGGGCGTCTGGCCGGTCGACGCGGTGACCGTCGACCCGGCCTGGCGCCGCGACGGCGACCCGGACGTGGACGTGGCCTTCGCGACCGTGCGGCCGCAGGACGGGCGGCAGGTGCAGGAGGTGCTGGGCGGCAACCGGCTCGGCACCGACCCGGGCCACGACCTGGAGGTGAAGGTCACCGGGTACCCGAGCACCGCGGACCAGCCGATCACCTGCAGCACCGTCGCCACCGAGCAGAGCCCCACCCAGCTGCGGATCGACTGCCCCGGCTACACCGGCGGCACCAGCGGCAGCCCCTGGGTCACCCGGCTCGACCCCGGGACCCGCACCGGCACCGTGGTCGGCGTGATCGGCGGCTACCAGGAGGGCGGCGACAGCGCCGACACCTCCTACAGCAGCTACTTCGGCGAACGGGTCCGGGCGCTCTACGCGCAGGCCTCCGGCGGCTCGTGA
- a CDS encoding serine protease has product MVHSPGRNLLVTAAHCAAPDGVRLDGLVFAPGYRNGLTPHGVWQVTGVTVAPGWEDGQDEDDDVAFLAVAPLDGRQVEDAVGADAFAADLGPGQEVTVTGYPNEDDAPITCRARTSAHGATQQRFDCAGFTNGTSGSPWVTDAGRVIGVIGGYQEGGDTADTSYSVAFDAHVAELYRQATG; this is encoded by the coding sequence GTGGTGCACAGCCCCGGCCGGAACCTGCTGGTCACCGCCGCCCACTGCGCGGCGCCCGACGGCGTCCGGCTGGACGGCCTGGTGTTCGCCCCCGGCTACCGGAACGGCCTGACCCCGCACGGCGTCTGGCAGGTCACCGGGGTGACCGTCGCCCCCGGCTGGGAGGACGGGCAGGACGAGGACGACGACGTGGCCTTCCTCGCCGTCGCCCCGCTCGACGGCCGACAGGTCGAGGACGCGGTGGGCGCCGACGCGTTCGCCGCCGACCTCGGCCCGGGGCAGGAGGTCACCGTCACCGGCTACCCGAACGAGGACGACGCCCCGATCACCTGCCGGGCCCGCACCTCGGCGCACGGCGCCACCCAGCAGCGCTTCGACTGCGCCGGGTTCACCAACGGCACCAGCGGCAGCCCGTGGGTCACCGACGCGGGCCGGGTCATCGGGGTGATAGGGGGTTACCAGGAGGGCGGCGACACCGCCGACACCTCGTACAGCGTGGCCTTCGACGCGCACGTCGCCGAGCTGTACCGGCAGGCCACCGGCTGA
- a CDS encoding FGGY family carbohydrate kinase: MAIVAGIDSSTTRTRIVACDADTGAVLRQGRATHPLPEGEDARSTEVDPQNWLHSLGDAAAGGLLEGVRAIGVSAQQHGLIGLDAGGVLVRPALLWNDPRSAGSAAALLDALGGPQPWVEAIGAVPGPTYTIAKLRWLAEFEPVSAQRIAEVLLPHDWLVSQLLGGPKRRTTDRGDASGTGYWSPVTGEYRQDLIKLALGHELGVPNVLGPAEPAGHTPEGLLISAGTGENMAASLGLGLGLGDAVVSLGGNGTIFAVHDRAVVDPSGLVSSFADATGRHLPMVATLNAAQVLRSTAAMLGTDLAGLSELALQSSPGAYGMVFLPYLDGERTPKLPHAAGTLTGLRAESMAPQHVARAAVEGMLCNLAEALDVLRGHGVAVNRVFLLGTAGRLPAVRQIAPQLFGLPVVVPPPGGDHAARGAARQAAWALAGTPEPPHWELPDLTVLAPEQEHDLAVGSAVRQQFAALREQYHPETAAS; the protein is encoded by the coding sequence ATGGCCATCGTCGCGGGCATCGACAGCTCCACCACTCGCACCCGGATCGTCGCGTGCGACGCCGACACCGGCGCCGTGCTCCGGCAGGGCCGGGCCACGCACCCGCTGCCGGAGGGCGAGGACGCCCGGAGCACCGAGGTCGACCCGCAGAACTGGCTGCACTCGCTGGGCGACGCCGCCGCCGGAGGCCTGCTGGAGGGCGTCCGGGCGATCGGGGTGTCCGCCCAGCAGCACGGCCTGATCGGGCTGGACGCCGGCGGCGTGCTGGTGCGGCCCGCCCTGCTGTGGAACGACCCCCGCTCGGCGGGTTCGGCGGCCGCGCTGCTGGACGCGCTGGGCGGGCCGCAGCCCTGGGTGGAGGCGATCGGCGCGGTGCCGGGCCCCACCTACACCATCGCCAAGCTGCGCTGGCTGGCCGAGTTCGAACCGGTGTCGGCGCAGCGGATCGCCGAGGTGCTGCTGCCGCACGACTGGCTGGTCTCCCAGCTGCTGGGCGGGCCCAAGCGGCGCACCACGGACCGCGGCGACGCCTCCGGCACCGGCTACTGGTCGCCGGTCACCGGCGAGTACCGGCAGGACCTGATCAAGCTGGCGCTCGGCCACGAGCTGGGCGTCCCGAACGTGCTCGGCCCGGCCGAGCCCGCCGGGCACACCCCCGAGGGGCTGCTGATCTCGGCCGGCACCGGGGAGAACATGGCGGCCTCGCTGGGCCTGGGCCTGGGCCTGGGCGACGCGGTGGTGTCGCTGGGCGGCAACGGGACGATCTTCGCGGTGCACGACCGGGCGGTGGTCGACCCGTCCGGCCTGGTCTCCTCGTTCGCGGACGCCACCGGCCGGCACCTGCCGATGGTGGCCACCCTGAACGCCGCGCAGGTGCTGCGCTCCACCGCCGCGATGCTCGGCACCGACCTGGCGGGCCTGTCCGAGCTGGCCCTGCAGTCCTCGCCCGGCGCGTACGGCATGGTGTTCCTGCCCTACCTGGACGGCGAGCGGACGCCGAAGCTGCCGCACGCGGCGGGCACCCTGACCGGGCTGCGGGCGGAGTCGATGGCGCCGCAGCACGTGGCGCGGGCCGCCGTCGAGGGCATGCTGTGCAACCTGGCGGAGGCGCTGGACGTGCTGCGCGGGCACGGGGTGGCGGTGAACCGGGTGTTCCTGCTGGGGACGGCCGGGCGGCTGCCCGCCGTGCGGCAGATCGCGCCGCAGCTGTTCGGGCTGCCCGTGGTGGTGCCCCCGCCGGGCGGCGACCACGCGGCGCGCGGCGCGGCCCGGCAGGCCGCCTGGGCGCTCGCCGGAACGCCCGAGCCCCCGCACTGGGAGCTGCCCGACCTGACGGTGCTCGCCCCCGAGCAGGAGCACGACCTGGCGGTCGGCAGCGCGGTGCGCCAGCAGTTCGCGGCGCTGCGCGAGCAGTACCACCCGGAGACCGCCGCGTCCTGA
- a CDS encoding glutamate decarboxylase: MALHKGKKDGERRVPFSPLNVLTDPLGAMQQAPPLHQLPRVPIPPSVAYQLIRDELMLDGNAKLNLATFVTTQMDEYADRLMSECRDKNMIDKDEYPQTAELERRCVAILADLWHAPDPAAAVGCSTTGSSEACMLAGMALKRRWMARNADRYAAGARPNLVMGVNVQVCWEKFCNFWEVEARLVPMEGDRFHLDAEQAVAHCDENTIGVVGILGSTFDGSYEPIAEICAALDGFQQRTGLDVPVHVDGASGGMVAPFLDPDLVWDFRLPRVASINTSGHKYGLVYPGVGWALWRDGEALPEELVFRVNYLGGEMPTFALNFSRPGSEVVAQYYSFLRLGFSGYHAIQQACRDVAGYLAAEVEKLGPFRLITRGDELPVFAFTTVDDCPFDVFDVSRRLRERGWQVPAYTFPENRTDLAVLRVVCRNGFTRDLADLLLADLERLLPELRQQPAPLSELGMPRRSGFHH, from the coding sequence ATGGCGTTGCACAAGGGGAAGAAGGACGGGGAGCGGCGGGTGCCGTTCAGTCCGCTGAACGTACTGACCGACCCGCTGGGCGCGATGCAGCAGGCCCCGCCGCTGCACCAGCTCCCCCGGGTGCCGATCCCGCCGTCCGTCGCGTACCAGCTGATCCGCGACGAACTGATGCTGGACGGCAACGCCAAGCTCAACCTGGCGACCTTCGTGACCACGCAGATGGACGAGTACGCGGACCGGCTGATGTCCGAGTGCCGCGACAAGAACATGATCGACAAGGACGAGTACCCGCAGACCGCCGAGCTGGAGCGGCGCTGCGTGGCGATCCTCGCCGACCTGTGGCACGCGCCCGACCCGGCCGCGGCGGTGGGCTGCTCGACCACCGGCTCCAGCGAGGCGTGCATGCTCGCCGGCATGGCGCTCAAGCGCCGCTGGATGGCCCGCAACGCCGACCGGTACGCGGCCGGGGCGCGGCCCAACCTGGTGATGGGCGTCAACGTGCAGGTCTGCTGGGAGAAGTTCTGCAACTTCTGGGAGGTCGAGGCGCGGCTGGTCCCGATGGAGGGCGACCGCTTCCACCTGGACGCCGAGCAGGCGGTGGCGCACTGCGACGAGAACACCATCGGCGTGGTCGGCATCCTCGGCTCCACCTTCGACGGCTCGTACGAGCCGATCGCCGAGATCTGCGCCGCCCTGGACGGGTTCCAGCAGCGCACCGGCCTGGACGTGCCGGTGCACGTGGACGGGGCGTCCGGCGGCATGGTCGCGCCGTTCCTGGACCCGGACCTGGTGTGGGACTTCCGGCTGCCCCGGGTGGCCTCGATCAACACCAGCGGCCACAAGTACGGCCTGGTGTACCCCGGCGTCGGCTGGGCGCTGTGGCGGGACGGCGAGGCGCTGCCCGAGGAGCTGGTGTTTCGGGTCAACTACCTGGGCGGCGAGATGCCGACCTTCGCGCTGAACTTCTCCCGGCCGGGCTCGGAGGTGGTCGCCCAGTACTACTCCTTCCTGCGGCTCGGGTTCAGCGGGTACCACGCGATCCAGCAGGCCTGCCGGGACGTCGCCGGGTACCTGGCGGCGGAGGTCGAGAAGCTCGGACCGTTCCGGCTGATCACCCGGGGCGACGAGCTGCCGGTGTTCGCGTTCACCACCGTGGACGACTGCCCGTTCGACGTGTTCGACGTCTCCCGGCGGCTGCGCGAACGCGGCTGGCAGGTCCCCGCGTACACCTTCCCGGAGAATCGGACCGACCTGGCGGTGCTGCGGGTGGTGTGCCGCAACGGGTTCACCCGGGACCTGGCAGACCTGCTGCTGGCCGACCTGGAGCGGCTGCTGCCCGAGCTGCGGCAGCAGCCCGCGCCGCTCAGCGAGCTGGGGATGCCCAGGCGCAGCGGGTTCCACCACTGA
- a CDS encoding RNA polymerase sigma factor: MPVELSVARPPQTAPVRDAAIPPQTGPSGIERTPARPGTEPAPTRQADARPADAQQTGVQQADTAAPEPAAEADTTEAEPAEAEPTAEELAEEPPEPALDEGTGPAADLLRQYLREIGRIRLLTAVEEVELARAIEAGLFAEEAMARVPAADERLLGDLDRLVVLGRIAKRRLIEANLRLVVSVAKRYVGRGLTLLDLVQEGNLGLIRAVEKFDYARGYKFSTYATWWIRQAMSRALADQARTIRVPVHVVELINRVLRVQRSLLQERGVEPTPAEVGKVLQLTPERVREVLKLAQEPVSLHTPVGEEDDVALGDLIEDADAASPAESASFLLLREHLEAVLATLGERERQVVQLRYGLDDGRPRTLEEIGHLFGVTRERIRQIEAKTLGKLRDHAFADQLRGYLD, translated from the coding sequence ATGCCCGTGGAGCTTTCCGTTGCCCGCCCGCCCCAGACCGCCCCCGTCCGGGACGCCGCGATCCCGCCCCAGACCGGCCCGTCCGGCATCGAACGCACCCCCGCCCGGCCGGGCACCGAACCGGCCCCCACCCGGCAGGCCGACGCACGGCCGGCCGACGCGCAACAGACCGGAGTCCAGCAGGCCGACACCGCCGCCCCAGAGCCCGCCGCCGAGGCCGACACCACGGAGGCCGAGCCCGCCGAGGCCGAGCCCACCGCCGAGGAGCTCGCCGAGGAGCCGCCGGAGCCCGCGCTGGACGAGGGCACCGGCCCGGCCGCCGACCTGCTGCGCCAGTACCTGCGCGAGATCGGCCGGATCCGGCTGCTGACCGCCGTCGAGGAGGTGGAGCTGGCCCGGGCCATCGAGGCCGGACTGTTCGCGGAGGAGGCGATGGCCCGCGTCCCGGCCGCCGACGAGCGCCTGCTCGGCGACCTGGACCGGCTGGTGGTGCTCGGCCGGATCGCCAAGCGCCGCCTGATCGAGGCCAACCTGCGGCTGGTCGTCTCGGTCGCCAAGCGCTACGTCGGGCGCGGCCTGACCCTGCTCGACCTGGTGCAGGAGGGCAACCTGGGCCTGATCCGGGCGGTGGAGAAGTTCGACTACGCGCGCGGCTACAAGTTCTCCACCTACGCCACCTGGTGGATACGCCAGGCGATGAGCCGGGCCCTCGCCGACCAGGCCCGCACCATCCGGGTCCCGGTGCACGTGGTGGAGCTGATCAACCGGGTGCTGCGGGTGCAGCGCTCGCTGCTGCAGGAGCGCGGCGTCGAGCCGACGCCGGCCGAGGTCGGCAAGGTGCTGCAGCTGACGCCGGAGCGGGTCCGGGAGGTCCTCAAACTGGCCCAGGAACCGGTCTCGCTGCACACCCCGGTCGGCGAGGAGGACGACGTCGCGCTCGGCGACCTGATCGAGGACGCCGACGCCGCCTCACCGGCCGAGAGCGCCTCCTTCCTGCTGCTGCGCGAGCACCTGGAGGCGGTGCTGGCCACCCTGGGCGAGCGCGAGCGGCAGGTGGTCCAGCTCCGCTACGGCCTCGACGACGGCCGCCCGCGCACCCTGGAGGAGATCGGCCACCTGTTCGGGGTGACCAGGGAGCGGATCCGGCAGATCGAGGCCAAGACGCTCGGCAAGCTCCGCGACCACGCCTTCGCCGACCAGCTCCGCGGCTACCTGGACTGA